The following coding sequences lie in one Streptomyces sp. NBC_00510 genomic window:
- a CDS encoding CAP domain-containing protein: protein MGRHSRKAFEPAPFSEEAPRHRGQSSRARRRKQNPVRTGLLASSAALAVGAIGVSSGLLPSPDGSGGFSYHDDAPGQVQAAGLPNTASPQDVGAIPADRDTSAPASRGNARTTAPPAAPSAPATTATPTPSASTSAPDDGAATPTAPQPSASSAPATVPSPPAATLVPGGGDKAQDGDQSVAEVSVLALVNTVRATAGCQPLRDDKKLSELASDFSADMAARAFFDHTDPDGDDPWDRAAQAGVKDLGGENIARGQATAQEVMDAWMNSEGHRANILNCDYKTIGVGAVFGDGGPWWTQDFGY from the coding sequence ATGGGCCGCCACAGCCGTAAAGCCTTTGAGCCGGCGCCGTTCTCGGAGGAGGCGCCGCGCCACCGCGGGCAGAGCAGCAGGGCCCGGCGGCGCAAGCAGAACCCGGTGCGCACCGGGCTGCTGGCCTCGTCCGCCGCGCTGGCCGTGGGTGCGATCGGCGTCTCCAGCGGGCTGCTGCCCTCGCCGGACGGCTCCGGCGGGTTCTCGTACCACGACGACGCTCCCGGCCAGGTCCAGGCCGCCGGGCTGCCGAACACCGCGAGCCCCCAGGACGTCGGCGCCATCCCCGCCGACCGGGACACCTCCGCACCCGCCAGCCGCGGCAACGCCCGTACGACCGCGCCCCCCGCGGCCCCCTCGGCACCGGCGACCACCGCGACGCCGACCCCCTCCGCCTCCACCTCCGCCCCGGACGACGGCGCTGCGACCCCCACCGCTCCGCAGCCCTCCGCGTCCTCCGCGCCGGCCACCGTCCCCTCCCCGCCCGCGGCCACCCTCGTGCCGGGCGGCGGCGACAAGGCGCAGGACGGCGACCAGAGCGTCGCCGAGGTCTCCGTCCTCGCCCTGGTGAACACCGTCCGGGCCACCGCCGGCTGCCAGCCGCTGCGCGACGACAAGAAGCTCTCCGAGCTCGCCTCCGACTTCAGCGCCGACATGGCCGCCCGGGCCTTCTTCGACCACACCGACCCCGACGGCGACGACCCCTGGGACCGCGCCGCGCAGGCCGGCGTCAAGGACCTCGGCGGCGAGAACATCGCCCGCGGCCAGGCCACGGCCCAGGAGGTCATGGACGCCTGGATGAACAGCGAGGGGCACCGCGCCAACATCCTCAACTGCGACTACAAGACGATCGGTGTCGGCGCCGTCTTCGGCGACGGCGGCCCCTGGTGGACGCAGGACTTCGGCTACTGA
- the smc gene encoding chromosome segregation protein SMC, whose protein sequence is MHLKSLTLRGFKSFASATTLRFEPGITCVVGPNGSGKSNVVDALSWVMGEQGAKSLRGGKMEDVIFAGTTGRPPLGRAEVSLTIDNSDGALPIDYAEVTITRIMFRNGGSEYQINGDTCRLLDIQELLSDSGIGREMHVIVGQGQLDSVLHADPMGRRAFIEEAAGVLKHRKRKEKALRKLDAMQANLARVQDLTGELRRQLKPLGRQAQVARRAVVIQADLRDARLRLLADDLVTLRKALHAEVADEAALKERRDAVESELAAAVQREARLEEQVRALAPRLADARATWYGLSQLAERVRGTIGLAEQRVRHATAQPAEERRGRDPEDMEREAARIREQEAELTDALEAAQRALDDTVDHRAELERRLAEEDKALKAAARAIADRREGLARLQGQVNAARSKAGSAEAEIGRLTAARDEARERAESAQEEYEELRARVEDLDADDSELDERLEAAKDEQARADEAHSAAREAATTAERRRAALAARHDALALGLRRKDGTGALLAAGDRLAGLLGPAAELLTVAPGHEVPVAAALGAAADAVAVSGPSAAAEALRLLRKDDAGRAALLVAGDAAPQETAEVPPGARAAAALVGGPDELLPAVRRLLRDYVVVESLADAESLVAAHPRLTAVTAEGDVLGAHFAHGGSAGAPSLLEVQAAVDEAAAELEALAGRCEALAEEQAAARERRSAAARVVDELTQRRRAAEKEKSAVAQQLGRLGGQARAAAGEAERSAAAVGRAEESLAAAIEEFEELSFRLSEAEAAPAEEEPDTSVRDRLAADGANARQTEMEARLQVRTHEERVKGLAGRADGLDRAARAEREARQRAARRKARLEYEAQVASAVLKGSHGLLACVQVSLGRADEERGAAERAKAEREAELDTARRQGRELKSERDRLTDSVHKGEVLGAEKRMRVEQLEGKALEEYGVEPEGLVAEYGPDQLVPPSPPAEGEVLPEDPEHPRNTPRPYHRGEQEKRLKAAERAYQQLGKVNPLALEEFAALEERHKFLSEQLEDLRKTRADLLQVVKEVDERVEQVFTSAYHDTAREFEGVFSRLFPGGEGRLILTDPENMLTTGVEVEARPPGKKVKRLSLLSGGERSLTAVAMLVSIFKARPSPFYVMDEVEAALDDTNLQRLIRIMRELQESSQLIVITHQKRTMEVADALYGVSMQGDGVSKVISQRLKD, encoded by the coding sequence GTGCACCTGAAGAGCCTGACCCTGCGCGGGTTCAAGTCATTCGCCTCGGCGACGACCCTGCGATTCGAACCCGGAATCACCTGTGTCGTCGGCCCGAACGGTTCCGGCAAGTCCAACGTCGTGGACGCGCTGTCCTGGGTCATGGGCGAACAGGGCGCCAAGTCGCTGCGCGGCGGCAAGATGGAGGACGTCATCTTCGCCGGCACGACGGGACGGCCGCCGCTCGGCCGGGCCGAGGTGTCGCTCACGATCGACAACAGCGACGGTGCCCTCCCGATCGATTACGCCGAGGTCACCATCACGCGGATCATGTTCCGCAACGGCGGCAGCGAATACCAGATCAACGGCGACACCTGCCGGTTGCTGGACATCCAGGAACTGCTCTCCGACTCCGGTATCGGCCGTGAAATGCACGTCATCGTCGGCCAGGGACAACTGGATTCGGTGCTGCACGCCGATCCGATGGGCCGCCGTGCCTTCATCGAGGAGGCGGCCGGGGTCCTCAAGCACCGCAAGCGCAAGGAAAAGGCGCTGCGCAAGCTGGACGCCATGCAGGCGAACCTGGCCCGCGTCCAGGACCTGACCGGTGAGCTGCGCCGTCAGCTCAAACCGCTGGGCCGGCAGGCACAAGTCGCCCGCCGGGCGGTGGTCATCCAGGCCGACCTGCGCGACGCCCGGCTGCGACTGCTCGCCGACGACCTGGTCACCCTGCGGAAGGCGTTGCACGCCGAGGTCGCCGACGAGGCCGCGCTCAAGGAGCGCCGCGACGCCGTCGAGTCGGAGCTGGCGGCCGCGGTACAACGCGAGGCGCGCCTGGAGGAGCAGGTCAGGGCTCTCGCGCCGCGGCTCGCCGACGCCCGGGCCACCTGGTACGGGCTGTCGCAACTGGCCGAGCGGGTGCGCGGCACCATCGGCCTGGCCGAGCAGCGCGTACGTCATGCCACCGCGCAGCCCGCCGAGGAGCGGCGCGGCCGCGACCCGGAGGACATGGAGCGCGAGGCCGCCCGCATCCGCGAACAGGAGGCGGAACTCACCGACGCCCTGGAGGCCGCCCAGCGCGCCCTGGACGACACGGTCGACCACCGGGCCGAGCTGGAACGCCGCCTCGCGGAGGAGGACAAGGCGCTCAAGGCCGCCGCCCGCGCCATCGCCGACCGCCGCGAGGGCCTGGCCCGGCTGCAGGGTCAGGTCAACGCCGCCCGCTCCAAGGCCGGATCCGCCGAGGCCGAGATCGGCCGGCTGACCGCCGCCCGCGACGAGGCGCGCGAGCGTGCCGAGTCCGCGCAGGAGGAGTACGAGGAACTCCGCGCCCGGGTCGAGGACCTGGACGCCGACGACTCCGAGCTCGACGAGCGCCTCGAGGCGGCCAAGGACGAGCAGGCCCGCGCCGACGAGGCCCACTCCGCCGCCCGCGAGGCCGCCACCACCGCCGAACGCCGGCGGGCCGCCCTCGCCGCGCGCCACGACGCACTCGCCCTCGGCCTGCGCCGCAAGGACGGCACCGGTGCCCTGCTCGCCGCGGGCGACCGCCTGGCCGGGCTGCTCGGGCCCGCCGCCGAACTCCTCACCGTCGCCCCGGGCCACGAGGTGCCGGTCGCGGCCGCGCTGGGTGCCGCCGCCGACGCGGTCGCCGTCTCGGGCCCGTCCGCCGCCGCCGAGGCGCTGCGGCTGCTGCGCAAGGACGACGCGGGACGCGCGGCGCTGCTCGTCGCCGGTGACGCCGCCCCGCAGGAGACCGCCGAGGTGCCCCCGGGCGCGCGTGCGGCGGCCGCGCTCGTCGGCGGCCCCGACGAACTACTCCCGGCCGTGCGCCGTCTGCTGCGGGACTACGTCGTCGTGGAGAGCCTCGCCGACGCCGAGTCACTGGTCGCCGCCCACCCGCGGTTGACCGCGGTGACCGCGGAAGGCGACGTCCTCGGTGCCCACTTCGCGCACGGCGGCTCGGCCGGTGCCCCCAGCCTGCTGGAGGTGCAGGCCGCCGTCGACGAGGCCGCCGCGGAGCTGGAGGCACTGGCCGGGCGCTGCGAGGCGCTGGCGGAGGAGCAGGCCGCCGCCAGGGAACGCCGGTCGGCCGCCGCCCGGGTGGTCGACGAGCTGACGCAGCGTCGGCGGGCCGCGGAGAAGGAGAAGTCGGCCGTGGCCCAGCAGCTGGGCCGGCTGGGCGGCCAGGCACGGGCCGCGGCGGGGGAGGCGGAACGTTCTGCCGCCGCCGTGGGCCGCGCCGAGGAGTCCCTGGCGGCCGCCATAGAGGAGTTCGAGGAGCTCTCGTTCCGGCTGAGCGAGGCGGAGGCCGCCCCCGCCGAGGAGGAGCCGGACACCTCCGTGCGGGACCGGCTGGCCGCCGACGGCGCCAACGCCCGTCAGACCGAGATGGAGGCGCGGCTCCAGGTCCGTACCCACGAGGAGCGGGTCAAGGGCCTGGCCGGCCGCGCCGACGGCCTGGACCGTGCCGCCCGCGCCGAGCGCGAGGCCAGGCAGCGGGCCGCCCGGCGCAAGGCACGTCTGGAGTACGAGGCGCAGGTCGCCTCGGCGGTGCTGAAGGGCTCGCACGGCCTGCTGGCCTGCGTCCAGGTCTCGCTGGGGCGCGCGGACGAGGAACGCGGCGCGGCCGAGCGCGCCAAGGCCGAGCGCGAGGCGGAGCTGGACACCGCGCGCCGTCAGGGCCGGGAGCTGAAGTCCGAACGGGACCGGCTGACCGACTCCGTCCACAAGGGCGAGGTGCTGGGCGCCGAGAAGCGGATGCGGGTCGAGCAACTGGAGGGCAAGGCGCTGGAGGAGTACGGCGTCGAGCCCGAGGGCCTGGTCGCGGAGTACGGGCCGGACCAGCTCGTGCCGCCGTCCCCGCCCGCCGAGGGCGAGGTGCTGCCGGAGGACCCGGAGCACCCGCGCAACACGCCGCGCCCGTACCACCGGGGCGAGCAGGAGAAGCGGCTGAAGGCGGCGGAGAGGGCGTACCAGCAGCTGGGCAAGGTCAACCCGCTGGCGCTGGAGGAGTTCGCGGCGCTGGAGGAGCGGCACAAGTTCCTCTCGGAACAGCTGGAGGACCTGAGGAAGACCCGGGCCGACCTGCTGCAGGTGGTGAAGGAGGTGGACGAGCGGGTCGAGCAGGTCTTCACCTCCGCGTACCACGACACGGCGCGCGAGTTCGAGGGCGTGTTCTCCCGGCTCTTCCCCGGCGGCGAGGGCCGGCTGATCCTCACCGACCCCGAGAACATGCTCACCACCGGTGTGGAGGTGGAGGCCCGGCCGCCGGGCAAGAAGGTCAAGCGGCTGTCGCTGCTGTCGGGCGGCGAGCGCTCGCTGACCGCCGTGGCGATGCTGGTGTCGATCTTCAAGGCCCGGCCGAGCCCGTTCTACGTGATGGACGAGGTCGAGGCCGCGCTGGACGACACCAACCTGCAGCGGCTCATCCGCATCATGCGTGAGCTGCAGGAGAGCTCGCAGCTGATCGTCATCACCCACCAGAAGCGGACCATGGAGGTCGCCGACGCGCTGTACGGCGTGTCCATGCAGGGCGACGGTGTGTCGAAGGTCATCAGTCAGCGCCTCAAAGACTGA
- a CDS encoding helix-turn-helix transcriptional regulator → METSARAGDATGGSGGAGAATREFDVFARSCPSRPTLEHVTGRWGSLTLGALVDGALRFNELRRRVDGVSEKMLSQTLHALERDGLVHREARPTNPPRVDYSLTPLGRDTADRLLALIGLVESRMPEVLAAQRRYDERTVTADVPPGPRGGR, encoded by the coding sequence ATGGAGACGTCCGCGCGTGCCGGCGACGCCACCGGCGGCAGCGGTGGTGCCGGGGCGGCGACCCGGGAGTTCGACGTGTTCGCCCGCTCGTGCCCGTCGCGCCCCACGCTGGAGCACGTGACCGGCCGCTGGGGCTCGCTGACGCTGGGCGCGCTGGTCGACGGGGCACTGCGGTTCAACGAGCTGCGCCGCCGCGTCGACGGAGTGAGCGAGAAGATGCTCTCCCAGACCCTGCACGCGCTGGAACGGGACGGGCTGGTGCACCGCGAGGCGCGGCCCACCAACCCGCCGCGGGTCGACTACAGCCTCACACCGCTGGGCCGGGACACGGCCGATCGGCTGCTCGCCCTGATCGGGCTCGTGGAGTCGCGGATGCCGGAGGTGCTGGCGGCGCAGCGGCGCTACGACGAGCGGACGGTGACGGCGGACGTGCCGCCCGGCCCGCGCGGCGGTCGCTGA
- a CDS encoding LLM class flavin-dependent oxidoreductase, with protein MPATVVRFNLVDPAAAPGALSHRYRAALEMAAYADEHGVATLQTEEHHGSPDGWLPSPLTFAGAVLGATRRIAVTVSALIGPLYDPLRLAEDLAVLDHVGGGRLVTVAGIGYRPEEYEALGVDWHRRGALQDELLETLLTAWTGEPFVFRGRTVRVTPRPHSSPHPLLIVGGSSRAAARRAARFGLPFFPSAHLPELETYYREQLAEHGTEGWCLMPPPQVPLLHLSKDPDRTWAEYGRHLFHEAATYASWQSAGIRSAVRSSAASPDELRREGVYRVVTPDECVAFAEASTDPAAALVLHPLCGGMPVEEGWRSLRLFAEQVLPRLKD; from the coding sequence ATGCCCGCCACTGTCGTACGTTTCAACCTCGTCGACCCCGCGGCCGCGCCCGGGGCGCTGAGCCACCGCTACCGGGCCGCCCTGGAGATGGCCGCGTACGCCGACGAACACGGCGTCGCCACCCTCCAGACCGAGGAGCACCACGGCTCCCCCGACGGCTGGCTGCCCTCGCCCCTGACCTTCGCGGGGGCCGTCCTCGGCGCGACCCGCCGCATCGCGGTCACCGTCTCCGCGCTGATCGGGCCGCTGTACGACCCGCTGCGGCTGGCGGAGGACCTCGCGGTGCTCGACCACGTCGGCGGCGGCCGGCTGGTCACCGTCGCCGGCATCGGCTACCGCCCGGAGGAGTACGAGGCCCTCGGGGTGGACTGGCACCGGCGCGGCGCCCTCCAGGACGAGCTGCTGGAGACGCTGCTCACGGCGTGGACCGGTGAGCCCTTCGTCTTCCGCGGCCGGACCGTCCGGGTCACGCCCCGCCCCCACAGCTCCCCGCACCCGCTGCTGATCGTCGGCGGCAGCTCGCGCGCCGCGGCGCGCCGGGCGGCACGGTTCGGCCTGCCGTTCTTCCCCAGCGCCCACCTCCCGGAACTGGAGACGTACTACCGGGAGCAGCTCGCCGAGCACGGCACCGAGGGCTGGTGCCTGATGCCCCCGCCGCAGGTGCCGCTGCTCCACCTGTCGAAGGACCCCGACCGCACCTGGGCCGAGTACGGGCGGCACCTGTTCCACGAGGCCGCCACCTACGCCTCCTGGCAGTCCGCCGGCATCCGCTCGGCGGTGCGCTCCAGCGCGGCCTCCCCGGACGAACTGCGCCGCGAGGGCGTCTACCGCGTGGTCACCCCCGACGAGTGCGTCGCCTTCGCGGAGGCGAGCACCGACCCGGCCGCCGCCCTCGTGCTGCACCCGTTGTGCGGGGGCATGCCGGTCGAGGAGGGCTGGCGGAGCCTGCGCCTGTTCGCGGAGCAGGTGCTGCCCCGGCTCAAGGACTGA
- the ftsY gene encoding signal recognition particle-docking protein FtsY, whose protein sequence is METVILAVVIALVVILAAGGLVVGSRRRKQLPPAPPTEQPTITAPPAEPQIGDEAEAPRDEPRRTIEEVELPESEDASAGGVLVEERPAAPEIERPEPTAGRLVRLRSRLSRSQNALGKGLLTLLAREHLDEDTWEEVEDTLLTADVGVAPTQELVERLRTRVKVLGTRTPADLRQLLREELLALIGTDLDRTLHTDGLPNGDGADQPAVLMVVGVNGTGKTTTTGKLARVLVADGRSVVLGAADTFRAAAADQLQTWGERVGARTVRGPEGGDPASVAFDAVKEGIAEGADVVLIDTAGRLHTKTGLMDELGKVKRVVEKHGPVDEVLLVLDATTGQNGLVQARVFAEVVDITGIVLTKLDGTAKGGIVVAVQRELGVPVKLIGLGEGADDLAPFEPEAFVDALIGS, encoded by the coding sequence ATGGAAACCGTCATTCTTGCCGTAGTCATCGCCCTGGTCGTGATCCTGGCGGCCGGCGGGCTGGTGGTGGGCAGCCGCCGCAGGAAGCAGCTGCCCCCCGCACCGCCCACCGAGCAGCCGACGATCACCGCGCCCCCCGCCGAACCGCAGATCGGCGACGAGGCGGAGGCCCCGCGGGACGAACCCCGCCGGACCATCGAAGAGGTCGAGCTCCCCGAGTCGGAAGACGCCTCCGCCGGCGGCGTCCTCGTCGAGGAGCGCCCGGCCGCCCCCGAGATCGAGCGGCCCGAGCCCACCGCCGGCCGTCTGGTGCGGCTGCGCTCCCGGCTGTCGCGCTCGCAGAACGCGCTCGGCAAGGGGCTGCTCACGCTGCTCGCGCGCGAGCACCTCGACGAGGACACGTGGGAGGAGGTCGAGGACACCCTGCTCACCGCGGACGTCGGGGTCGCCCCCACCCAGGAACTCGTGGAGCGGCTGCGCACCCGGGTGAAGGTGCTCGGCACCCGCACCCCCGCCGACCTGCGGCAGCTGCTGCGCGAGGAACTCCTGGCCCTGATCGGCACGGATCTGGACCGCACGCTCCACACGGACGGGCTGCCGAACGGGGACGGGGCCGACCAGCCGGCCGTGCTGATGGTCGTCGGCGTCAACGGCACCGGCAAGACCACCACCACCGGCAAGCTCGCCCGTGTCCTGGTGGCCGACGGCCGCAGCGTCGTGCTGGGCGCCGCCGACACCTTCCGTGCCGCCGCCGCGGACCAGCTGCAGACCTGGGGCGAGCGGGTCGGCGCCCGCACCGTGCGCGGTCCCGAGGGCGGCGACCCGGCGTCGGTCGCCTTCGACGCGGTGAAGGAGGGCATCGCCGAGGGTGCGGACGTCGTGCTCATCGACACCGCGGGCCGGCTGCACACCAAGACCGGCCTGATGGACGAGCTCGGCAAGGTCAAGCGCGTCGTGGAGAAGCACGGCCCGGTGGACGAGGTCCTGCTGGTCCTGGACGCCACGACGGGTCAGAACGGACTGGTCCAGGCCCGGGTCTTCGCCGAGGTCGTCGACATCACCGGCATCGTGCTCACCAAGCTCGACGGCACCGCCAAGGGCGGCATCGTCGTCGCCGTCCAGCGCGAGCTGGGCGTTCCGGTCAAGCTGATCGGCCTGGGCGAGGGGGCGGACGACCTCGCGCCGTTCGAGCCCGAGGCCTTCGTGGACGCGCTGATCGGCTCGTAG
- a CDS encoding acylphosphatase has translation MNDAVRLTAWVRGRVHQVGFRWWTRVNALEIGGLDGYVSNLSDGRVQIVAEGERSRCDGLLDWLRTGDTPGRVDGVTEIWGEPRGGYDGFAIR, from the coding sequence ATGAACGACGCTGTCCGACTCACCGCCTGGGTGCGAGGCCGTGTGCACCAAGTGGGTTTCCGCTGGTGGACGCGGGTGAACGCACTGGAGATCGGCGGACTCGACGGGTATGTGAGCAATCTCTCGGACGGCCGCGTGCAGATCGTGGCCGAAGGCGAGCGGTCGCGCTGCGACGGTCTGCTCGACTGGCTGCGGACCGGCGACACGCCCGGACGCGTCGACGGCGTCACCGAAATCTGGGGCGAGCCGCGCGGCGGTTACGACGGCTTCGCGATCCGCTGA
- the mutM gene encoding bifunctional DNA-formamidopyrimidine glycosylase/DNA-(apurinic or apyrimidinic site) lyase, with protein MPELPEVEVVRRGLDRWVSGRTVARAEVLHARAVRRHLAGGADFADRLEAQTFGPALRRGKYLWLPLQDSPLALLGHLGMSGQLLVQPEDAPAETHLRIRIRFEDDLGTELRFVDQRTFGGLSLHECVPGDPERLPVPLSHIARDPLDPRFDDAAFHTALRRRRTTIKRALLDQSLISGVGNIYADEALWRTRLHYERPTATLTRPVTTELLTHVREVMTDALAAGGTSFDSLYVNVNGESGYFDRSLDAYGREDEPCRRCGTPIRRRPWMNRSSYFCPRCQRPPRGPGGTSAVTVRSS; from the coding sequence GTGCCGGAGCTGCCCGAGGTCGAAGTCGTACGCCGTGGTCTGGACCGCTGGGTCAGCGGCCGCACCGTCGCCCGGGCCGAGGTGCTGCACGCCCGTGCCGTGCGCCGCCACCTCGCCGGCGGCGCGGACTTCGCCGACCGGCTGGAGGCGCAGACCTTCGGTCCCGCCCTGCGCCGCGGCAAGTACCTGTGGCTGCCGCTCCAGGACTCCCCGCTCGCGCTCCTCGGGCACCTCGGCATGAGCGGCCAGCTGCTCGTCCAGCCGGAGGACGCGCCCGCCGAGACCCACCTGCGGATCCGGATCCGCTTCGAGGACGACCTCGGCACGGAGCTGCGCTTCGTCGACCAGCGCACCTTCGGCGGCCTGTCGCTGCACGAGTGCGTGCCCGGCGACCCCGAGCGGCTGCCGGTACCCCTGTCGCACATCGCCCGCGACCCGCTCGACCCCCGCTTCGACGACGCGGCCTTCCACACCGCGCTGCGCCGCCGCCGCACCACGATCAAGCGGGCGCTGCTCGACCAGTCGCTGATCAGCGGGGTCGGCAACATCTACGCGGACGAGGCGCTGTGGCGCACCAGGCTGCACTACGAGCGGCCGACCGCGACCCTGACCCGGCCGGTCACCACCGAACTGCTCACCCACGTCCGCGAGGTCATGACCGACGCCCTCGCCGCCGGCGGCACGAGCTTCGACAGCCTGTACGTCAACGTCAACGGGGAGTCCGGCTACTTCGACCGCTCCCTGGACGCCTACGGCCGCGAGGACGAGCCCTGCCGCCGCTGCGGCACCCCGATCCGCCGCCGTCCCTGGATGAACCGGTCGAGCTACTTCTGCCCGCGCTGTCAGCGACCGCCGCGCGGGCCGGGCGGCACGTCCGCCGTCACCGTCCGCTCGTCGTAG
- a CDS encoding aminoglycoside phosphotransferase family protein has protein sequence MLPDGPPAPPAPAATYAETAEPQPEISLIGGDVTEGVVRVGDTVRRPTGAHSPLVHALLRHLEDVGFPGAPRLLGIDAAGREVLTYVAGEVAGRPRPAWIADEDRLVSVGRLVRAYDDAVAGFTPPDGVQAPAGPAPHPDTPPAPAHPAEVIGHMDFTPDNIVFRAGRAAALIDFDLARPVPRVEEIHNAMLYWAPIGDPADADPRLRDVDVPRRCRLLADAYGMSGRDRGRLLEVAVLRTRRAWFSMKGMAETEGGGWARMWHEGVGDQIKRREAWLERHGSSIEGALTAP, from the coding sequence ATGCTTCCCGACGGCCCGCCCGCTCCGCCCGCCCCCGCCGCCACGTACGCCGAGACCGCCGAGCCGCAGCCGGAGATCTCCCTGATCGGCGGTGACGTGACCGAGGGCGTCGTCCGCGTCGGCGACACGGTCCGCCGTCCGACCGGCGCCCACAGCCCCCTGGTGCACGCCCTGCTCCGTCACCTGGAGGACGTCGGTTTCCCCGGTGCGCCGCGCCTCCTCGGCATCGACGCCGCCGGCCGGGAGGTGCTGACCTACGTGGCGGGGGAGGTCGCCGGACGGCCGCGGCCCGCCTGGATCGCGGACGAGGACCGCCTCGTCTCGGTCGGCCGCCTGGTCCGTGCCTACGACGACGCGGTCGCCGGCTTCACCCCACCCGACGGCGTCCAGGCCCCTGCCGGTCCCGCCCCGCACCCGGACACGCCTCCCGCGCCCGCGCATCCCGCCGAGGTGATCGGGCACATGGACTTCACGCCCGACAACATCGTCTTCCGGGCCGGCCGGGCCGCGGCGCTCATCGACTTCGACCTGGCCAGGCCGGTCCCCAGGGTCGAGGAGATCCACAACGCGATGCTCTACTGGGCCCCCATCGGCGACCCCGCCGACGCCGACCCCCGCCTGCGCGACGTGGACGTCCCCCGGCGCTGCCGCCTCCTCGCCGACGCGTACGGCATGTCCGGCAGGGACCGCGGCCGCCTGCTGGAGGTCGCCGTGCTCCGCACCCGCCGCGCGTGGTTCTCCATGAAGGGGATGGCCGAGACCGAGGGCGGCGGCTGGGCCCGCATGTGGCACGAGGGGGTCGGCGACCAGATCAAACGCCGCGAGGCCTGGCTGGAGCGCCACGGCTCCTCGATCGAGGGGGCACTCACCGCTCCTTAG
- a CDS encoding bifunctional DNA primase/polymerase yields the protein MGFTIGSMREMRHIRSGARRRTHASACTTVAEYTGLCGWAVAPGARATRGGGQCSCGDPGCKAPGAHALEFAGEVPAGATLEEAVAAWERVPGAALMLPVGRAFDVIDVAERSGVRALVRLERMGLRLGPVIATPDGRAQFFVAPGAAAELPHLLYRMGWDDADLDLRCLGPGDHVTAPPSDLGGLGPVRWLRPPALDAARQPPEARLLLGTLAYVCHRDRAYA from the coding sequence ATGGGCTTCACGATCGGCAGCATGCGGGAGATGCGACACATCCGCTCCGGCGCGCGCCGCCGGACGCACGCCTCGGCGTGCACCACCGTGGCGGAGTACACCGGGTTGTGCGGATGGGCGGTGGCGCCGGGTGCGCGCGCCACGCGCGGGGGCGGGCAGTGCTCCTGCGGTGACCCGGGGTGCAAGGCACCGGGCGCCCACGCACTGGAGTTCGCCGGCGAGGTGCCGGCCGGGGCCACCCTCGAGGAGGCCGTGGCCGCCTGGGAGCGCGTGCCGGGCGCGGCGCTGATGCTCCCCGTGGGCCGCGCCTTCGACGTGATCGACGTGGCGGAACGATCCGGCGTACGCGCCCTGGTGCGCCTGGAGCGCATGGGGCTGCGTCTCGGGCCGGTCATCGCCACCCCGGACGGCAGGGCGCAGTTCTTCGTCGCACCGGGTGCCGCCGCCGAGCTCCCGCACCTGCTGTACCGCATGGGCTGGGACGACGCCGACCTCGACCTGCGCTGCCTCGGGCCGGGCGACCACGTGACCGCCCCGCCCTCCGACCTCGGCGGCCTCGGCCCGGTCCGCTGGCTGCGGCCGCCGGCGCTGGACGCCGCCCGCCAGCCGCCGGAGGCCCGGCTGCTGCTCGGCACGCTGGCGTACGTCTGCCACCGGGACCGCGCGTACGCGTGA
- the rnc gene encoding ribonuclease III, translating to MSSDGATSTDAGKAASSPAVLEGRLGYTLEPALLVRALTHRSYAYENGGLPTNERLEFLGDSVLGLVVTDTLYRTHPDLPEGTLAKLRAAVVNSRALADVGRGLDLGSFVRLGRGEEGTGGRDKASILADTLEAVIGAVYLDQGLDAASELVHRLFDPLIEKSSNLGAGLDWKTSLQELTAGEGLGVPEYVVSETGPDHEKTFTAAARVGGVEYGTGTGRSKKEAEQQAAEAAWRGIRAKRDANGTVAS from the coding sequence ATGTCGTCAGACGGCGCAACGTCGACGGACGCCGGTAAGGCAGCCTCGTCCCCCGCGGTTCTGGAAGGGCGGCTCGGGTACACACTCGAACCCGCCCTTCTGGTGCGTGCGCTGACCCATCGCTCGTACGCGTACGAGAACGGCGGTCTGCCCACCAACGAGCGTCTGGAGTTCCTCGGGGACTCCGTGCTCGGCCTGGTGGTCACGGACACGCTCTACCGCACCCACCCGGACCTCCCGGAGGGCACGCTCGCCAAGCTGCGGGCCGCGGTGGTCAACTCCCGAGCCCTGGCCGATGTCGGCCGTGGCCTCGACCTGGGCAGCTTCGTCCGCCTCGGCCGGGGCGAGGAGGGCACGGGAGGCCGGGACAAGGCGTCGATCCTCGCGGACACCCTCGAGGCGGTGATCGGGGCGGTCTACCTGGACCAGGGCCTGGACGCCGCGTCGGAGTTGGTGCACCGGCTCTTCGATCCACTGATCGAGAAGTCCTCCAACCTCGGGGCGGGACTGGACTGGAAGACCAGCCTCCAGGAACTCACCGCGGGCGAGGGCCTCGGTGTCCCGGAGTACGTGGTCTCCGAGACCGGACCGGACCACGAGAAGACCTTCACGGCTGCCGCCCGCGTCGGTGGTGTCGAGTACGGCACCGGCACCGGCCGCAGCAAGAAGGAAGCAGAGCAGCAGGCCGCCGAGGCCGCTTGGCGCGGGATCCGCGCCAAGCGCGACGCGAACGGCACTGTCGCGAGCTGA